The following DNA comes from Rhodopseudomonas boonkerdii.
GATCAAGCACTCCACCTGCCCGCATGACTGTCCATCGGCCTGCGGGCTCGATATCGAGGTGATCGACGGCCGATCAATCGGCCGGGTCCGCGGCTCCAAGCAACAGACCTACACCGCCGGCGTCGTCTGCGCGAAAGTCGCGCGCTATGCCGAGCGCATCCATCATCCCGAACGGCTGATGCATCCGATGCGCCGCACCGGCCCGAAGGGGTCCGGGCAATTTGCACGCATCACCTGGGACGAGGCGCTGGACGAGATCGCCGCCAAGTTTAACGCAGTCGAGCGCGACTTCGGCGCGGAATCCGTCTGGCCCTATTACTATGCCGGCACCATGGGCCTGGTGATGCGCGACGGGCTCAACCGCCTGACGCATGAAAAGAAATATTCGCGCTTCTACGGCACCATCTGCTCGACCATTGCCTGGGCCGGCTTCGCCGCCGGCACCGGCAAGATCGCCGGTGTCGATCCGCGCGAGATGGTGAAGTCGGACCTGATCGTGATTTGGGGCACCAATCCGGTCTCGACCCAGGTCAATGTGATGACCCATGCGACGAAGGCCCGCAAGGAACGCGGCGCGAAGATCGCGGCCATCGATATCTACGACAACGACACCATGAAGCAGGCGGACATCAAGATCCTGCTCCGCCCCGGCACCGATGGCGCGTTCGCCTGCGGTGTCATGCATGTGTTGTTTCGCGACGGCTTTGCCGATCGTGCCTATCTCGAAAAATTCACCGACGCCTCGCCCGAACTGGAATCGCATCTGGCGACACGCACGCCGGAATGGGCGTCGGCCATCTGCGGTGTACCGGCGTCGGAGATCGAAGCCTTCGCGCATCTGATCGGCAACACGCCGCGCAGCTTCTTTCGCCTCGGCTATGGTTTTACCCGCAGCCGCAACGGGGCGGCGCAGATGCATGCGGCGCTCTGCATTCCTGCCGTCACCGGCGCCTGGCAGCATGAAGGCGGCGGCGCCTTCTTCAACAATGGCGCGATCTGGAAATTCGACAAGACGTTGATCGAGGGCCTTGATCTCGTCGATCCCAAAGTGCGCCGCCTCGATCAATCCAGGATCGGCCGCATCCTCACCGGCGATGCGGAAGCCCTGCAGAACGGCCCGCCGGTCAAGGCGATGCTGATCCAGAACACCAACCCCGTCACCGTCGCGCCGGAGCAGGCGCTGGTCCGGCAGGGCTTTGCCCGCGAGGACCTGTTCGTCGCCGTGCATGAGCAATTCATGACCGAAACGGCCATGATGGCCGATCTCGTGCTGCCGGCCACCATGTTCATGGAACATGACGATCTCTATTACGGCGGCGGCCATCAGCACATCTCGGTCGGAGCAAAGCTGATCGATGCGCCGGAAGAGTGCCGGTCCAATCACGAAGTTCTGCAAGGTCTCGCCTCACGCCTTGGCGCCACGCATCGCGGCTTTGCGATGACATCGCGCGAGATGATCGACGAAACGCTAAGGAGCAGCGGCCGCGGCGGCATCGACGCGCTTGAGGCCGATATCTGGCGTGACCTGCAGCCGGATTTCCGCACGTCGCACTATCTTGACGGCTTCGCCCATGCAGACGGCAAATTCCATTTCAAGGCCGACTGGGCCAATGTGCCCCTCGCCAATGCCGGCCTGATGGGCGCGTGGGAAGACATGCCGTCCTTCCCCGACCACTGGGCCGTGATCGAGGCGATCGACGAGGCGCATCCGTTCCGCCTCGCCACCAGCCCGTCACGCAGCTTCCTGAATACGAGCTTCAATGAAACGCCGTCATCCCAGGCCCGCGAAGGAGCGCCGACGGTGATGATTCATCCGGTGGACGCTGCCGATCACGGCATCGCCGACGGTGACGCCGTAACGCTCGGCAATCCGCGCGGCGAGACCACACTGACCGCACGCATCTTCGATGGCGTCAGGCGCGGCGTGCTGATTGCGGAATCGATCTTCCCGAACAAATCCCATTTCGGCGGCCGCGGCATCAATATGCTGACGGGCGGTGAAGCGGTTGCACCCTATGGCGGCGCCGCATTTCACGACAACAAGGTGTGGGTGAAGAAGGCGCAACCCCGAACTGTCATCGCCCGGCTTGACCGGGCGATCCAGTAGACACCGACCTAAGTGATTGAACACTCCAGTCGGTGTATACTGGATCACCCGCTTTCGCGGGTGATGACAAGCGAGGACGTGATCAGCAACTCACCGCGTATCCTCCAGAATCATATCCGACGCCTTCTCCGCGATCATGATCACCGGCGCGTTGGTATTGCCCGACATCAGATCCGGCATGATCGACGCATCGATCACGCGCAACCCTTCAAGTCCTCGCACACGCAGTCGCTGATCCACCACCGCCCGCGCATCGCTGCCCATGCGGCAGGTCGAGGTCGGGTGATAGACCGTGCTGCCACGTTTGCGACAGAAAGCGAGCCAATCCTCGTCGGTCACCACACCCGGGCCAGGATCGACTTCTTTGGTGACGAACGGCTTCATGGCCGGCGCATTCAGGATCTTGCGCAGGATCTTGAGCCCTTCGACATTTGCGGTGCGATCCGTCTCCGTCGCCAGATAGTTGATGCGGATTTCCGGCGGCACCGAAGGATCGGCGCTCTTGATCTTGAGCGAGCCACGGCTCTCCGGACGCAACTGGCACACTGACGCCGAATAGCCCGAAAAGGTATGCAGTTTCTCGCCCATCTTGTCGGTCGAGAACGGAAGGAAGTGGATCTGGATATCCGGCGAGGCCATGCGCGGATCGGTCTTGAAGAACGCGCCGGTGGTCCCCGCGGCGTAGGTCAGCGGTCCCTTGCGAAAGGCGGCGTATTTCAGCCCCATCATCACCCGGCGAACCGGATGATTGACGTAATCATTGAGCGTAATCTTCTGCGGGCACTCCATCACCATGCGTACCTGCATGTGATCCTGCAGATCCGCACCGACGCCCGGCGCGTCGAGCAGAACATCGATCCCGTGCTGTTTCAACAGATCTGCGGGGCCAACACCGGAGAGCTGCAGCAACTGCGGCGAATTATATGCGCCGCTCGATATCAGCACTTCCTTGCGCGCGAAGGCCGTCTTGACCTTACCATGCTGCTTGAACTGCACGCCCACCGCACGCTTACCCTCGAAGACGAGACGCTGGGCCGGCGCATCGGTCTCGACACGCAGATTGCCGTGGCCGTTCTTCAGCGCCGGCCGCAGATAAGCGCGCGCCGTCGAGGCACGGCGACCGCCTTTGGTCGTGGTCTGAAACCAGCCGGCACCTTCCTGCGTCGCACCGTTGAAGTCGTTGTTCACCGGAAGGCCGGTCTGCGCCGCCGCGACGATAAACGCTTCCGACAGCGGATCGGGACAGCGCGAATCCGACACCGGCAGCGGACCGCCGACACCGTGATAGTCGTCAGGCCCCCGCGCCTGATTCTCCGCTTTCTTGAAATAAGGCAGCACGTCGTCATAGCCCCAACCTGCATTGCCGAGTTGCCGCCAGCGATCGTAATCTTCGTGCTGGCCGCGCACATAGAGCAGGCCGTTGATGGAGCTGGAGCCGCCAAGCACCTTGCCGCGCGGCTGAAACACCTTGCGGTCGTTGAGACCGGGCTCGGGTTCGGTCTCATACATCCAGTTGACGGATTTTTCCTTGAACAGCTTGCCGTAGCCAAGCGGGACATGGATCCAGATGTTGCGGTCCTGCGGGCCGGCCTCGAGCAGCAGCACCGAGAATTTGCCTGATGCCGACAGGCGATTGGCGAGCACGCAGCCGGCCGAGCCGGCTCCCACAATGACGTAATCGGCCTCGATGGCATCCGCCGGCAATCGTCGCGCCGACGCAGTTGAACCGTTCATGTTTCCCCCGAATGGTTTTCAGCAACTGAAAACGGAAATCAGAGGGAAGTAAATGGGACGAAAATCGGCGCATGGCCGGCATGCGCCGCTTTCCGCCCGTGGTGCGATTGCCCAATGCGCGGAGTGATCGATGCACGACCACTTTGGTAGCGACAGGCTGCGATTTTGTGCGCTGCCGCGTGCATAGCCGCATGCGTCGCCGCGGCCAAATGATGCTTGCCCTTGCCACGCGGCGCGGTAACAGTTTTCCGCAATAAACCGGCACCGCCGGACCAACAACACGGGAAACGCACGTGACGGACGCCAAACTCTCCGGCCCGCTGAAGGGCACGCGCATTGTCGAATTCGCCGGCATCGGCCCTGGTCCCTTCGCCTGCATGCTGCTTGCCGATATGGGTGCCGAAGTCATCACGCTGGTACGTCCCAAGCAAATGCCGAAAGGCGCGGCCGCGCGCGGCCGCAAGATCGTCGAGGTCGATCTCAAGGATAAAGCCAGCATCGCGCAGGTGCTGTCGCTGCTCGATGGCGCCGATGCGCTCGTCGAGGGCTATCGTCCCGGCGTGATGGAGCGCCTTGGCCTCGGGCCTGATGTCGCGCTCGGCCGCAACAAAAAACTCGTCTATGGCCGCATGACCGGCTGGGGACAGGACGGCCCGCTCGCGCAAGCCGCCGGCCATGACATCAACTACATTTCCATTACCGGCGCTCTCGCCGCCATCGGCGGCGCCGACAAACCGGTGCCGCCGCTCAACCTCGTCGGCGATTTCGGCGGCGGCTCCATGTATCTCGTGATGGGCATGCTCGCCGCGATGCTCGAAGCCAACAAGTCGGGCCAGGGTCAGGTGGTGGATGCCGCCATGTGCGACGGCGCGGCCTCGCTGATCACCATGTTTTTCGATATGACCGCGGCCGGCCGCTGGAAGGAACAGCGCGAAGCCAACATGCTGGACGGCGGCGCGCATTTCTACGGCGTCTATGAATGCAGCTGCGGCAATTTCATCTCGATCGGCTCCATCGAGCCGCAATTCTACGCGCAACTGCGGGAGCTCGCCGGCCTCGGTGAGAGCTGCTTCGATGCGCAGATGGACCAGAAGCAGTGGGCCGCCCTGAAAGACAAGCTCGTCGCCGTATTCAAGACCAAGAGCCGCGACGAATGGTGCAGGATCATGGAAGGCACCGATGTGTGCTTCGCACCGGTGCTGACCATGTCGGAAGCGACCAGGCATCCGCATATGGTGGCGCGCGAAGTCTTCATCCAGCACGACGGCGCGACGCAGCCGGGACCAGCGCCGCGCTTCTCGCGCACGCCATCAGCGGCACGCATGCCAGTGAAGGCGGAGCTGGGTGAGGCCGTGAAGGACTGGGCAAACTAGAGCACTCTCGAAGAGGAAGCGCGCCTCTTATCCCTCCCCGGAGCGAAGCGACTGGGGAGGGAAAGAAAGATCAAACCGGCAGGCCGTTCTTCTGCGCCAGCTCCTTCAGCGACACCTGCGGGCGGGCGCCGATATGCTGGATCACTTCGGCCGCCGCGAGCGCGCCGAGCTTGCCGGCATTTTCATAACCGACATTGCGCACGAGACCGAACAGGAAGCCAGCCGCGAACAGGTCGCCGGCACCCGTGGTATCCACCAGCTTCTCGATCTTGTGTGCGGGCACGGCCACCACGCCTTCGGCCGAAACCACGACACAGCCCTTCTCGCTGCGGGTGACGACGCCGAGCCGGATATCCTTGCGGAGTTCGCCGAGCGCCGCGTCGAAATCATCGGTCTCGTAGAGCGAGCTCAGCTCGGACTCGTTCGCGAAAATAATATCGACGGTGCCGTTGCGCATCAGGTCGAGGAATTCGCTGCGATAGCGGCCCACGCAGAACGCGTCCGACAGCGTCAAGGCGACCTTTCGGCCGGCGTCATGAGCAATCTTCGAAGCCTTGATGAAGGCTTCCTTGGCGCTGGTCGGATCCCACAGATAGCCTTCGAGATAGATATATTGCGAGGCCGCGATCGCCGCCGGATCGATATCCTCCGGGGTCAGGTCCTGCGCGGCGCCGAGATAGGTGTTCATGGTGCGCTCGCCATCCGGCGTCACCAGGATATAGGAACAGCCGGTGGCCGGGCCGGCCGCCGCCGGCTTGGTCTCGTAGGCCACGCCGGCGGCGCGGATGTCGTGGATATAGAGCGTGCCGATCTGGTCGTCCTTGACCTTGCCGACATAAGCGACGCTGGCGCCGAGGCTGGCGAGGCCAACGATGGTGTTGGCCGCCGAGCCGCCCGACATTTCCGTGGCCGGGCCCATCGCGTCATAGATCGCCTTGGCACGGGCTTCGTCGATCAGCGCCATGCCGCCCTTGTTCATCTGATGGGTGGCGAGAAATGCGTCGTCGGTCTGCACCAGCACGTCGAAGATCGCGTTGCCGATCGCAAGCACGTCGTATTTCGCTGAAGTCATTAAGATTATCCCGTTGCGGCGATTGCGGGGGCGGGGCGAATGGTTTTCAACTCATCCCGCTGCGGCCTGATGGCTGCGACTATCACACCCCGCCCGGCGCCAGCAAGGATGCCTCCCCGTGACGGTTCCATGATCCGCTCCATTTTGATGGTTTCCACGGGCACGCTGGCCTCGCGCCTGCTCGGTTTCGTGCGCGACGCCATGGTCGCGGCATTGCTGGGCGCGGGCGCCGTTGCGGATGCCTTTCTGGTGGCGTTTCAGCTGGTCAATGTGGTGCGCCGCCTGCTCACCGAGGGGGCGCTGAATGCCGCGCTGATTCCGGCATGGGCGCGCATCGACGCCCGCGAAGGACCGGAGGCTGCTGCGGCTTTTGCGGGCCGTGTCCTTTGCACCGTCGGCGTGGCCGTGCTCGTTGCCGCGCTCCTCATCGGCCTGGCGATGCCGACGGTCATTGCGCTGGTTGCGCCTGGCTTTATCGGCCATCCCGCGCTGCAGCTGGCAGTCGATCATGCGCGGCTGATGCTGCCTTATCTCGCCTTTGCTGGACCGGTCACCGTGATGATGGGGCTCTACAATGCGCAGGGACGGTTCGCGCTCACGGCGTTTTCTCCGCTGTTGTTCAATGGCGCGTTGATTGCGGTGATGACGCTACTGCTGGCGTTTCCGCAGGCCGCGACCACTGCCGCTATGGCCATGGCGGCGACCGTCGGAATCGCCGGTTTTCTGCAGTTGTCGATGCTCTCGCTGCGGCAACACGGCGGCAGACTTGCGGCACCCTTGCGACTGTCGTTCGATCACCAGATGCGCGATTTTTTCCGCAAGGCACTGCCCGGAATGGTCGCCAGTTCCGGCCCGCAGCTCCTCATCGTCGGCGCCGCCATCGTCGCCTCGACAATGCCCTCAGCCGTCTCATGGCTGTACTTCGCCAATCGCCTGATCGAACTGCCGCTCGGCATCGTCGGCACCGCGATGGGCACGGTGCTGATCCCGGAATTGACGCGCGCGGCGCGCGAGGACGATCACGCGATGATGACCCATGCGCAATCGCGCGGGATCGAACTGGCCATCGGCCTCACATTGCCGGCGACACTGGGACTCATCGTGCTGAGCGAGCCCATCGTCCGGCTGCTGTTCGAACACGGCGCCTTCACCGCGCATGACGCGGCGGCCACCGCCCAGGCATTACTCTGGCTCGCGCTTGCATTGCCGGCGCATGTGCTGATCAAGGCGCTGTCGCCGGCCTTTTTCGCGCGCGAGAACACGCATACGCCACTGGTCGTGACGCTGGTCGGTCTGGCGGTCGCGATCGTCGCCGCTTATTTGCTCGGCGCATCTTTCGGCGCAAGCGGCATCGCGGCGGCGATTGCGCTGGCGGCGTGGAGCAGTGCGGCCGTGCTGATGATCCAGGCCGGCCGCACGTTCGGCTGGGCGATCGATGCGGATGCGAAACGGCGGCTGCCGGTTATCGTGCTGGCGGCGGCTCTCATGGGCGCGCTGCTGTGGCTGCTAGCGCAGGCGATGCCCACCGCCGATCACAAGCTCGGCCGGGCAGCTTTGCTGGCGCTCCAGATCGCATGCGGGCTGGCGATCTACGCGGTACCGCTCATGCTCACCGGCACATTGCGCTGGCGGGATGTCCGCGCATCGCTCAAGAAGTCACGCGACACCGCTGCATGACCTCACGAGATTGATCATGGACGCCGCGCGGCGCCTGTGGCAAGGGACGCCGCGGCCCGCATTCCACCACGGGCCTAGAAGGAACTCGGCTATGTCATCTGCTTCAACGGCATCCACCCCCGCATTTACCCAGCGCGTCTTTTCCGGCGTCCAGCCGACCGGCAATCTGCATCTCGGTAACTATCTCGGCGCCATCGTCAACTTCGTCAAATTGCAGGAGCAGTACAGCTGCCTGTATTGCGTCGTGGACATGCATGCGATCACCGTAGCCCCCAGTGTCTGGGGCGGCCCGGACGAGCTGCGCCGCTGCACCCGTGAAGTCACCGCCGCCTTCATCGCCGCGGGCATCGATCCGAAAAAGCAGATCATCTTCAACCAGAGCCAGGTCGCCGGCCATGCCGAGCTCACCTGGGTGTTCAATTGCGTCGCACGCCTCGGCTGGCTGAACCGCATGACCCAGTTCAAGGAGAAGGCCGGCAAAGACCGCGAAAACGCGTCCGTGGGTCTCTACGACTATCCCGTACTGATGGCCGCCGATATCCTGCTGTATCGTGCCACGCATGTGCCTGTCGGCGAAGACCAGAAGCAGCATCTCGAACTCGCACGCGACATCGCACAGAAGTTCAATAACGACTTCTCCGAATCCATCGCGAAGCAGGGCCACAAAGGTTCCTACTTCCCGCAGCCCGAGCCTGTCATCACCGGCCCGGCGACGCGCGTGATGAGCCTGCGCGACGGCACCAAGAAAATGTCGAAGTCCGATCCGTCGGATTATTCGCGCATCAATCTCACCGATGACGCCGACGCCATCGCGCAAAAAATCCGCAAGGCGAAGACCGATCCGGAGCCGTTGCCGTCCGAAGAAAAGGGCCTCGAGCCGCGGCCGGAAGCCGACAATCTCGTCGGCATCTACGCCGCGCTGTCGGGCCGCAGCAAGGCCGACATTCTTGGCGAATTCGGCGGCGCGCAGTTCTCTGGCTTCAAGGCCAATCTCGTCGACCTCGCCGTTGAAAAACTGTCGCCGATCGCAAACGAGATGAAGCGGCTGTCGGCGGATCACGCTTATGTCGACGCCGTGCTTGCCGACGGCAGCGACCGCGCGCGGGCGATTGCGGATGAAACCATGGTATCCGTGAAGGATATCATGGGCTTTGTACGCAAACGGTAATCATACGGAACCGTGCCCCGGGCGCGATGCGGCGCGGAGTGACGCTTCACGTCCCGGGGCACGATCTTCCTTTCAACGCGACCGATTCCATTTCTTCGCCACAATCGTCGCGGCGCAGGCTTATGCCTGCGTCGCGCTTGTCGAATGCGCATGCGCCGTGGCAGCATGAGGGAGTGAGCCAGTTTTTCTCAGAACATGATCTGATCCGAAACCGGTATCCACTTTTCGGGATCATGCTCTAGCATCGGGACATGCATGAGCGCACAGCGACGTAGTTACGAAAGCGGCCACAAGCCGAAATGCCTCGTGGTGGTCGACGACAGCGAGGAATGGGATCGCGC
Coding sequences within:
- a CDS encoding GMC family oxidoreductase; this translates as MNGSTASARRLPADAIEADYVIVGAGSAGCVLANRLSASGKFSVLLLEAGPQDRNIWIHVPLGYGKLFKEKSVNWMYETEPEPGLNDRKVFQPRGKVLGGSSSINGLLYVRGQHEDYDRWRQLGNAGWGYDDVLPYFKKAENQARGPDDYHGVGGPLPVSDSRCPDPLSEAFIVAAAQTGLPVNNDFNGATQEGAGWFQTTTKGGRRASTARAYLRPALKNGHGNLRVETDAPAQRLVFEGKRAVGVQFKQHGKVKTAFARKEVLISSGAYNSPQLLQLSGVGPADLLKQHGIDVLLDAPGVGADLQDHMQVRMVMECPQKITLNDYVNHPVRRVMMGLKYAAFRKGPLTYAAGTTGAFFKTDPRMASPDIQIHFLPFSTDKMGEKLHTFSGYSASVCQLRPESRGSLKIKSADPSVPPEIRINYLATETDRTANVEGLKILRKILNAPAMKPFVTKEVDPGPGVVTDEDWLAFCRKRGSTVYHPTSTCRMGSDARAVVDQRLRVRGLEGLRVIDASIMPDLMSGNTNAPVIMIAEKASDMILEDTR
- a CDS encoding molybdopterin oxidoreductase family protein, translating into MNIQSKIAIKHSTCPHDCPSACGLDIEVIDGRSIGRVRGSKQQTYTAGVVCAKVARYAERIHHPERLMHPMRRTGPKGSGQFARITWDEALDEIAAKFNAVERDFGAESVWPYYYAGTMGLVMRDGLNRLTHEKKYSRFYGTICSTIAWAGFAAGTGKIAGVDPREMVKSDLIVIWGTNPVSTQVNVMTHATKARKERGAKIAAIDIYDNDTMKQADIKILLRPGTDGAFACGVMHVLFRDGFADRAYLEKFTDASPELESHLATRTPEWASAICGVPASEIEAFAHLIGNTPRSFFRLGYGFTRSRNGAAQMHAALCIPAVTGAWQHEGGGAFFNNGAIWKFDKTLIEGLDLVDPKVRRLDQSRIGRILTGDAEALQNGPPVKAMLIQNTNPVTVAPEQALVRQGFAREDLFVAVHEQFMTETAMMADLVLPATMFMEHDDLYYGGGHQHISVGAKLIDAPEECRSNHEVLQGLASRLGATHRGFAMTSREMIDETLRSSGRGGIDALEADIWRDLQPDFRTSHYLDGFAHADGKFHFKADWANVPLANAGLMGAWEDMPSFPDHWAVIEAIDEAHPFRLATSPSRSFLNTSFNETPSSQAREGAPTVMIHPVDAADHGIADGDAVTLGNPRGETTLTARIFDGVRRGVLIAESIFPNKSHFGGRGINMLTGGEAVAPYGGAAFHDNKVWVKKAQPRTVIARLDRAIQ
- the murJ gene encoding murein biosynthesis integral membrane protein MurJ, which gives rise to MIRSILMVSTGTLASRLLGFVRDAMVAALLGAGAVADAFLVAFQLVNVVRRLLTEGALNAALIPAWARIDAREGPEAAAAFAGRVLCTVGVAVLVAALLIGLAMPTVIALVAPGFIGHPALQLAVDHARLMLPYLAFAGPVTVMMGLYNAQGRFALTAFSPLLFNGALIAVMTLLLAFPQAATTAAMAMAATVGIAGFLQLSMLSLRQHGGRLAAPLRLSFDHQMRDFFRKALPGMVASSGPQLLIVGAAIVASTMPSAVSWLYFANRLIELPLGIVGTAMGTVLIPELTRAAREDDHAMMTHAQSRGIELAIGLTLPATLGLIVLSEPIVRLLFEHGAFTAHDAAATAQALLWLALALPAHVLIKALSPAFFARENTHTPLVVTLVGLAVAIVAAYLLGASFGASGIAAAIALAAWSSAAVLMIQAGRTFGWAIDADAKRRLPVIVLAAALMGALLWLLAQAMPTADHKLGRAALLALQIACGLAIYAVPLMLTGTLRWRDVRASLKKSRDTAA
- the trpS gene encoding tryptophan--tRNA ligase — its product is MSSASTASTPAFTQRVFSGVQPTGNLHLGNYLGAIVNFVKLQEQYSCLYCVVDMHAITVAPSVWGGPDELRRCTREVTAAFIAAGIDPKKQIIFNQSQVAGHAELTWVFNCVARLGWLNRMTQFKEKAGKDRENASVGLYDYPVLMAADILLYRATHVPVGEDQKQHLELARDIAQKFNNDFSESIAKQGHKGSYFPQPEPVITGPATRVMSLRDGTKKMSKSDPSDYSRINLTDDADAIAQKIRKAKTDPEPLPSEEKGLEPRPEADNLVGIYAALSGRSKADILGEFGGAQFSGFKANLVDLAVEKLSPIANEMKRLSADHAYVDAVLADGSDRARAIADETMVSVKDIMGFVRKR
- a CDS encoding adenosine kinase: MTSAKYDVLAIGNAIFDVLVQTDDAFLATHQMNKGGMALIDEARAKAIYDAMGPATEMSGGSAANTIVGLASLGASVAYVGKVKDDQIGTLYIHDIRAAGVAYETKPAAAGPATGCSYILVTPDGERTMNTYLGAAQDLTPEDIDPAAIAASQYIYLEGYLWDPTSAKEAFIKASKIAHDAGRKVALTLSDAFCVGRYRSEFLDLMRNGTVDIIFANESELSSLYETDDFDAALGELRKDIRLGVVTRSEKGCVVVSAEGVVAVPAHKIEKLVDTTGAGDLFAAGFLFGLVRNVGYENAGKLGALAAAEVIQHIGARPQVSLKELAQKNGLPV
- a CDS encoding CaiB/BaiF CoA transferase family protein, translated to MTDAKLSGPLKGTRIVEFAGIGPGPFACMLLADMGAEVITLVRPKQMPKGAAARGRKIVEVDLKDKASIAQVLSLLDGADALVEGYRPGVMERLGLGPDVALGRNKKLVYGRMTGWGQDGPLAQAAGHDINYISITGALAAIGGADKPVPPLNLVGDFGGGSMYLVMGMLAAMLEANKSGQGQVVDAAMCDGAASLITMFFDMTAAGRWKEQREANMLDGGAHFYGVYECSCGNFISIGSIEPQFYAQLRELAGLGESCFDAQMDQKQWAALKDKLVAVFKTKSRDEWCRIMEGTDVCFAPVLTMSEATRHPHMVAREVFIQHDGATQPGPAPRFSRTPSAARMPVKAELGEAVKDWAN